The Desulfosporosinus acidiphilus SJ4 genome has a window encoding:
- a CDS encoding potassium channel family protein — protein MVQRDELKGQCPPHIWYPPHTCPANSPFVEWGKGAINSSETFPKPEHESVGPSERDIAVADIWPLLPATIGAGATILLLLMANHKQWNNERDDEDFEGFPEPQDTPVGSAVVVIYSIIATAGVSYYVFRVLTSTDGHMLTTFIPVASAISLLLIYFAAAYDLEYHMVPGSFSGKRFGNDIVSELFTFVYFSVTTFATASMGDFSPISDASRILVTLEVLFFIYIFTMGIVFFADP, from the coding sequence ATGGTTCAGCGGGATGAATTAAAGGGGCAATGCCCTCCGCATATTTGGTATCCGCCACACACTTGCCCTGCGAATTCACCGTTTGTCGAGTGGGGGAAGGGCGCTATCAATTCTTCAGAGACTTTCCCAAAACCTGAGCATGAGTCTGTCGGACCTTCGGAACGAGATATTGCAGTTGCTGATATTTGGCCTTTACTGCCTGCGACTATTGGGGCTGGAGCAACGATCCTATTGTTGCTTATGGCAAACCATAAGCAATGGAATAATGAGCGAGACGACGAGGATTTTGAAGGATTTCCAGAACCTCAAGATACTCCGGTCGGCTCAGCCGTGGTCGTCATATATTCGATAATCGCAACTGCGGGTGTCTCGTACTATGTGTTTAGGGTGTTAACATCTACCGATGGGCATATGCTTACGACATTTATTCCTGTGGCCTCAGCCATTTCTCTTCTATTGATTTATTTTGCTGCTGCTTATGATCTTGAATATCACATGGTTCCGGGAAGTTTTTCAGGAAAACGTTTCGGAAATGACATCGTCTCCGAATTATTTACATTTGTCTATTTTAGTGTTACAACCTTTGCTACTGCAAGCATGGGAGACTTCTCACCGATAAGTGATGCCTCAAGAATTCTAGTAACCCTTGAAGTCCTATTCTTTATATATATCTTTACCATGGGGATTGTATTTTTTGCTGATCCCTAA
- a CDS encoding PAS domain S-box protein → MNFFESIFKHSRDIVLLINSNGNIIKANIAAAKAYGYNLQELYNMKIYSLRAPKTKDSVYQQLQEAFDIGISFETRHVRKNGEEFPVEVSAHQLMYNHEKLLLSIIRDVTKRKRTEQVFAETEIIKIIEKVASGLAHEIRNSITSVHGFLQLAAHQKMEQNQFAHHCNLMLEELDYAELVITGLILVAGDKFLDLQVRNLNQLIESMFPLLQTQAKLQGKTIELSLEDTQAIYLDAKEIKLLVTQLTNNALESMSSGGKVIIRTQMIDDSPVLSIRDNGKGIPHEIRDKLGTSFFTTKDIGVGLGLAICNRIVIRHEAIMNIESNGLGTTVNVTFQSKSK, encoded by the coding sequence ATGAACTTTTTTGAATCTATTTTTAAGCATTCTAGAGATATTGTCCTTTTGATTAATTCCAATGGAAACATAATTAAAGCTAATATCGCAGCCGCAAAGGCTTATGGTTATAATCTTCAGGAACTATACAATATGAAGATTTACAGTCTTCGAGCTCCCAAAACCAAGGATTCTGTATATCAACAACTGCAGGAAGCTTTTGATATAGGAATTTCCTTTGAAACGCGGCATGTCAGGAAAAATGGTGAAGAGTTTCCTGTTGAAGTAAGTGCGCATCAGCTAATGTATAACCATGAAAAATTATTATTGAGCATTATCCGAGATGTAACGAAACGTAAAAGGACAGAGCAAGTGTTTGCGGAGACAGAAATTATTAAGATTATCGAAAAAGTTGCCTCCGGACTTGCTCATGAAATTAGGAACTCAATAACCAGCGTCCATGGATTTCTTCAACTTGCAGCTCATCAGAAGATGGAGCAAAACCAGTTTGCTCATCACTGCAATCTAATGCTTGAAGAGCTTGATTATGCTGAACTTGTGATTACCGGACTGATTTTAGTTGCCGGTGATAAGTTTTTGGATTTGCAAGTTCGTAATCTGAATCAACTTATAGAATCAATGTTCCCATTACTTCAAACACAAGCGAAATTACAGGGGAAAACTATTGAACTTTCCCTTGAAGATACTCAAGCCATCTATTTGGACGCTAAAGAAATTAAATTACTGGTTACTCAATTAACCAATAATGCGCTCGAATCCATGTCATCTGGCGGTAAAGTAATAATTCGCACTCAGATGATTGATGATAGCCCTGTTTTATCTATTCGCGATAACGGCAAAGGAATACCTCACGAAATTCGAGACAAACTGGGCACTTCATTTTTTACAACAAAAGATATAGGGGTTGGCTTGGGTTTAGCGATATGTAATCGAATTGTTATCCGTCATGAGGCAATTATGAATATTGAAAGCAATGGTTTAGGGACAACGGTCAATGTAACGTTCCAAAGTAAATCAAAATAA
- a CDS encoding PocR ligand-binding domain-containing protein, with amino-acid sequence MGKLFLSERLTEIKVSKFKELFDIGEIQKLQNSFSAATGVASIITEPDGTPITEPSGFCDLCNEIRSTEKGFTSCKKSDSILGVPKEDGPNIRKCLSAGLLHGEACIIVNGIHIANWLIGQVLDEDSKIVDLLEFADEIGMNQAIYCRKLAKVKRMPKQQFEAICNYLYLNALLLSKYAVQNISLVQQIKSRIKSEEKIKKLNTELEEGIRKRTSELVMTNGMLEEFNAELEEINAMLEEEIGKRQKAEDEINTLNKELETKVAERTNQLQELNAILEEEIAEKILAENELKKYQILVEKANDVMMFLDREGNILEVNYAATRVYGYTFEEFSSLNVSDLRHFHNTSVIIAQMEAADKEGIIFETIHYRKDGSPIDVEVSSQGANLANKRVLLSVIRDISDRKKRDDENRYLSYHDALTGLYNRRFYEEEIKRLDTKRNLPISIIMGDVNDLKLINDAFGHNKGDELLRKAAAAIQSACRTDDIIARWGGDEFIILLPKTNKEEAENVVRRIKHRCLSLSVNSIQVSISFGWETKTSTDEDLLKVLKCAEDFMYKVKIIENEGTTNNLIKTIINTLHEKNPREEQHSKRVSELCQLIGRAMGLSEIDISRLRVAGLLHDIGKIAIEEGILNKPEKLTEGEWEQVKSHPDIGYRIMNTSHEMLELAGYILAHHERWDGNGYPKGLKGESIPKISRIIALADSYDAMISMRPYKNALTKEQAIYEIQRSSGTQFNPGIASIFIERLLVDPAINY; translated from the coding sequence ATGGGCAAGTTGTTCTTGTCTGAAAGATTAACAGAAATTAAAGTATCTAAATTTAAAGAGCTCTTTGATATTGGCGAAATACAAAAACTACAAAATTCATTTTCTGCGGCTACAGGTGTGGCTTCTATCATAACTGAGCCCGATGGAACTCCTATCACTGAACCAAGTGGTTTTTGTGATTTATGCAATGAAATAAGGAGCACCGAAAAGGGTTTCACAAGTTGCAAAAAATCAGATTCCATCCTTGGTGTTCCTAAAGAAGATGGACCTAACATTCGAAAGTGTTTAAGTGCCGGTCTTTTGCATGGCGAAGCATGTATCATTGTTAATGGAATACATATCGCCAACTGGTTGATTGGACAAGTTCTTGATGAAGATTCTAAAATTGTGGATTTGCTGGAATTTGCAGATGAAATCGGTATGAATCAGGCTATTTATTGCCGAAAATTAGCTAAGGTCAAACGCATGCCCAAACAACAATTTGAAGCTATATGTAATTATCTATATTTAAATGCACTGCTGCTCTCAAAGTATGCAGTACAAAATATTTCTTTAGTACAGCAAATCAAGAGTCGGATTAAAAGTGAAGAAAAAATTAAAAAACTTAATACTGAACTTGAAGAAGGAATAAGGAAAAGAACATCTGAATTAGTCATGACAAACGGAATGCTCGAAGAGTTTAATGCAGAGTTAGAAGAGATCAATGCCATGCTTGAAGAGGAAATTGGCAAACGGCAAAAGGCTGAAGATGAAATTAACACATTGAATAAGGAATTAGAGACTAAAGTAGCAGAACGTACCAATCAACTTCAAGAATTGAACGCCATATTGGAAGAAGAAATCGCTGAGAAGATACTTGCCGAAAATGAACTGAAAAAATATCAAATTCTTGTGGAAAAAGCCAACGATGTCATGATGTTTCTTGATAGGGAAGGAAATATTCTGGAAGTTAATTACGCTGCAACAAGAGTATATGGGTATACATTTGAAGAATTTTCCTCCTTAAATGTTTCGGATTTGAGGCATTTTCATAATACTTCAGTGATTATTGCCCAAATGGAAGCCGCTGATAAAGAGGGTATTATTTTTGAAACGATTCATTATCGAAAGGATGGTTCGCCGATTGATGTTGAGGTAAGCTCACAAGGAGCTAATTTGGCCAATAAAAGAGTTCTTCTCAGTGTCATAAGAGATATCTCTGACCGAAAGAAACGAGATGATGAAAATCGATATTTAAGTTATCATGATGCCTTGACAGGTCTTTATAACAGGCGGTTTTACGAAGAGGAAATTAAACGCTTAGATACCAAAAGAAACCTTCCGATCTCTATCATCATGGGAGATGTCAATGATCTGAAGCTCATAAATGATGCCTTTGGTCATAATAAAGGGGATGAGCTTTTACGAAAGGCTGCGGCAGCAATACAAAGTGCCTGCAGAACGGATGATATAATTGCCCGATGGGGAGGCGATGAATTTATCATTCTTTTGCCTAAGACTAATAAAGAAGAAGCAGAAAACGTTGTCCGAAGAATAAAGCATCGATGTTTATCCCTAAGTGTTAATTCCATACAAGTTAGCATTTCATTTGGGTGGGAAACGAAGACAAGTACAGATGAAGATCTGCTCAAAGTTCTAAAATGTGCTGAGGATTTCATGTATAAAGTTAAAATCATTGAAAACGAAGGTACAACAAATAATTTAATCAAAACGATTATTAACACCTTGCATGAAAAAAACCCAAGGGAAGAACAGCACTCTAAAAGAGTGAGTGAATTATGCCAGCTAATAGGCAGAGCAATGGGGTTGTCCGAAATTGATATTAGCAGACTTAGAGTTGCCGGTCTGCTTCATGACATAGGAAAAATTGCCATCGAAGAAGGGATTCTTAACAAACCAGAAAAACTTACTGAAGGTGAGTGGGAACAAGTAAAAAGCCACCCGGATATTGGCTATAGGATCATGAATACATCCCACGAAATGTTAGAATTAGCGGGGTATATACTAGCTCATCATGAACGTTGGGATGGAAATGGTTATCCAAAAGGATTAAAAGGAGAATCTATTCCAAAGATTTCAAGAATTATTGCTCTTGCTGACAGCTATGATGCCATGATAAGTATGCGCCCCTACAAAAATGCTCTTACGAAGGAACAAGCCATCTATGAAATCCAAAGAAGTTCAGGGACTCAATTTAATCCGGGAATTGCTTCAATTTTCATCGAAAGACTACTCGTTGATCCGGCAATAAATTATTAA